From the genome of Streptomyces sp. NBC_00659, one region includes:
- a CDS encoding acyl-CoA dehydrogenase family protein has protein sequence MSATPHQPTVTEREARQVAEAAREQDWRKPSFAKELFLGRFRLDLIHPHPLPADEDTQRGEEFLAKLRDFCETKIDSARIEREALIPDETITGLKELGALGMKIDTKYGGLGLTQVYYNKALALVGSVNPALGALLSAHQSIGVPQPLKLFGTQEQRDTFLPRCARTDISAFLLTEPDVGSDPARLATTAVPDGDDYILDGVKLWTTNGVVADLLVVMARVPKSEGSKGGITAFVVEAASEGVTVENRNAFMGLRGLENGVTRFHRVRVPAANRIGPEGAGLKIALTTLNTGRLSLPAMCVGAGKWCLKIAREWTSVREQWGKPVAFHEAVGSKISFIAATTFALEAVLDLSSQMADENRNDIRIEAALAKLYGSEMACLMADELVQIRGGRGFETAASLAARGERAVPAEQVLRDLRINRIFEGSTEIMHLLIAREAVDAHLSVAGDLIDPDKSLSEKAKAGANAGVFYAKWLPKLVAGAGQLPRSYNEFHHDVDLSTHLRYVERNARKLARSTFYAMSRWQGRMETKQGFLGRIVDIGAELFAMSAACVRAEHLRTKDDHGREAYQLADAFCRQSRIRVEELFGRLWSNTDDIDRKVVKGVLSGTYTWLEEGVLDPSGEGPWIADATPGPSTRENVHRPIR, from the coding sequence ATGTCCGCAACACCCCACCAGCCCACAGTCACCGAACGTGAGGCCCGACAGGTCGCCGAGGCCGCGCGCGAACAGGACTGGCGCAAGCCCAGCTTCGCCAAGGAACTCTTCCTCGGCCGCTTCCGGCTCGACCTGATCCACCCGCACCCGCTCCCGGCCGACGAGGACACGCAGCGCGGCGAGGAGTTCCTGGCCAAGCTGCGGGACTTCTGCGAGACGAAGATCGACTCCGCCCGGATCGAGCGCGAGGCACTGATTCCGGACGAGACGATCACGGGGCTCAAGGAACTCGGCGCCCTCGGCATGAAGATCGACACCAAGTACGGGGGTCTCGGCCTCACCCAGGTGTACTACAACAAGGCCCTCGCCCTGGTCGGCTCGGTGAACCCGGCGCTCGGCGCCCTGCTCTCGGCCCATCAGTCGATCGGCGTACCGCAGCCGCTGAAGCTCTTCGGCACCCAGGAACAGCGGGACACCTTCCTGCCGCGCTGCGCCCGCACCGACATCTCCGCCTTCCTGCTCACCGAACCGGACGTCGGCTCCGACCCGGCCCGGCTCGCCACGACCGCCGTGCCGGACGGCGACGACTACATCCTCGACGGGGTGAAACTGTGGACGACCAACGGCGTCGTCGCGGACCTCCTCGTCGTCATGGCGCGCGTCCCGAAGTCCGAGGGCAGCAAGGGCGGCATCACGGCCTTCGTGGTGGAGGCCGCCTCGGAGGGCGTCACGGTCGAGAACCGCAACGCGTTCATGGGTCTGCGGGGCCTGGAGAACGGCGTCACCCGCTTCCACCGGGTGCGGGTGCCGGCCGCCAACCGCATCGGACCCGAGGGGGCGGGGCTGAAGATCGCCCTCACCACCCTCAACACCGGACGCCTCTCGCTGCCCGCGATGTGCGTGGGCGCCGGCAAGTGGTGTCTGAAGATCGCCCGTGAGTGGACGTCGGTGCGTGAGCAGTGGGGCAAGCCGGTCGCGTTCCACGAGGCCGTCGGCTCCAAGATCTCCTTCATCGCGGCCACCACCTTCGCGCTGGAGGCCGTGCTCGACCTGTCGTCGCAGATGGCCGACGAGAACCGCAACGACATCCGCATCGAGGCCGCCCTCGCCAAGCTGTACGGCTCCGAGATGGCCTGTCTCATGGCCGACGAACTGGTCCAGATCCGCGGCGGCCGCGGCTTCGAGACGGCCGCGTCGCTGGCGGCCCGCGGCGAGCGCGCCGTCCCCGCCGAGCAGGTGCTGCGCGACCTGCGCATCAACCGCATCTTCGAGGGCTCCACGGAGATCATGCACCTGCTGATCGCCCGGGAGGCCGTCGACGCCCACCTCTCGGTCGCCGGCGACCTCATCGACCCCGACAAGTCCCTCTCCGAGAAGGCGAAGGCGGGCGCGAACGCCGGTGTCTTCTACGCCAAGTGGCTGCCGAAACTGGTCGCGGGCGCGGGCCAGCTCCCGCGCTCCTACAACGAGTTCCACCACGACGTGGACCTCTCCACGCATCTGCGGTACGTCGAGCGCAATGCCCGCAAGCTCGCCCGGTCCACCTTCTACGCGATGTCGCGCTGGCAGGGCCGTATGGAGACCAAGCAGGGCTTCCTGGGCCGGATCGTCGACATCGGCGCCGAGCTCTTCGCGATGAGCGCGGCCTGCGTACGGGCGGAACACCTGCGCACGAAGGACGATCACGGACGCGAGGCCTACCAGCTCGCCGACGCCTTCTGCCGCCAGTCCCGCATCCGTGTCGAGGAACTCTTCGGACGCCTGTGGAGCAACACCGACGACATCGACCGCAAGGTCGTCAAGGGCGTCCTGTCCGGCACCTACACCTGGCTGGAGGAAGGCGTCCTGGACCCGTCGGGCGAAGGCCCCTGGATCGCCGACGCCACCCCCGGCCCGAGCACCCGGGAGAACGTGCACCGGCCCATTCGCTGA